In the genome of Bacteroidota bacterium, one region contains:
- a CDS encoding ATP-binding protein, translated as MIDEISMIRPYVPRPIYTERIKPFIDKEIIKVISGQRRVGKSYILFQLIGEIKKVNPQANIIYINKELKPFEHIFNDDILYKYVKGNLKVESKNYLFVDEIQEIEHFEKCLRSLLAEDCCDIFCSGSNAKMLSGELATFLAGRYIEFTIHSLGYNEFLNFFQLENSTQNLSKYLKVGGMPYLKVIGLDELAVFEYLRNVYASILLKDVVAREGIRNIHFLESLIEFLADNVGSLFSANNIAKYMKSQRIAVSTQVVLNYLRPLINAFFIYHVSRFDINGLKIFEIGEKYYFEDLGLRNCIRGFDSRKDINKIMENAVYLHLIRLGFRVFTGQLGKMEIDFVAIRDGKTIYVQVVYMLTDENTIKREFGNLLKINDNYRKYVVTLDEYNAGNNYHGIEQIHLKDFLLLDL; from the coding sequence ATGATTGATGAAATATCAATGATCAGACCTTATGTCCCTCGTCCAATTTATACGGAACGAATAAAGCCGTTTATTGACAAAGAAATAATCAAAGTTATTTCGGGACAACGAAGAGTGGGGAAAAGTTATATTCTTTTTCAGTTGATCGGAGAGATAAAAAAGGTAAATCCACAGGCCAATATCATTTATATCAATAAAGAATTAAAGCCCTTCGAGCATATTTTTAATGATGACATTCTTTATAAGTATGTAAAAGGGAATCTCAAAGTTGAAAGTAAAAACTATCTTTTTGTAGATGAAATCCAGGAGATTGAACATTTTGAAAAGTGTCTGCGAAGTTTGTTAGCCGAAGATTGTTGTGATATATTTTGCAGTGGAAGCAATGCCAAAATGCTTTCAGGAGAGTTGGCTACATTTTTAGCCGGAAGATATATTGAATTTACCATCCATTCGCTGGGCTATAATGAATTTCTCAATTTTTTTCAACTGGAGAATTCAACGCAAAATCTGAGTAAATACCTTAAAGTTGGAGGTATGCCCTATTTAAAAGTGATAGGGTTGGATGAATTAGCGGTTTTTGAATATTTGCGCAACGTTTATGCATCAATTTTATTGAAAGATGTAGTGGCTCGTGAAGGAATACGAAATATTCACTTTTTGGAATCGCTTATTGAGTTTCTGGCTGATAATGTGGGAAGTCTATTTTCAGCCAACAACATAGCAAAATATATGAAATCGCAACGTATTGCTGTTTCTACGCAGGTTGTATTGAATTATTTAAGGCCTCTTATCAACGCATTTTTTATTTATCATGTTTCGCGTTTTGATATTAACGGATTAAAAATATTTGAAATAGGAGAGAAGTATTATTTTGAAGATTTGGGACTTAGAAATTGTATTCGGGGTTTTGACAGCAGGAAGGATATAAATAAGATTATGGAGAATGCTGTATATCTTCATTTAATCAGGCTGGGATTTCGGGTTTTTACAGGTCAATTAGGCAAAATGGAAATTGATTTTGTGGCCATCCGGGACGGTAAGACAATTTATGTGCAAGTGGTTTACATGCTGACAGACGAAAATACCATAAAGCGGGAATTCGGGAATTTATTGAAAATAAACGATAATTATAGAAAGTATGTTGTCACCCTGGATGAATACAATGCCGGCAATAATTACCATGGCATAGAGCAAATACATTTAAAGGACTTTTTGTTGCTGGATCTATAA
- the ybaK gene encoding Cys-tRNA(Pro) deacylase, producing the protein MNKKTNAVRMLDKLGITYEIVEYEVDENDLSAVHIAKEAGMSIEQVFKTLVVRGDKTGIYVACIPGGLELNLKEISRLTGNKKSELVHVKELLNLTGYIRGGCSPIGMKKSYPTFLDGSALKFSSIFISAGQRGLQIKINPKDLQQITGAKIGIIAE; encoded by the coding sequence ATGAATAAAAAGACCAATGCTGTCCGTATGCTTGATAAATTGGGAATAACCTACGAAATTGTTGAATATGAAGTGGATGAAAATGACCTGAGTGCGGTGCATATTGCAAAGGAGGCAGGAATGTCCATTGAACAGGTATTTAAAACTTTGGTGGTAAGAGGGGATAAGACAGGCATTTATGTGGCTTGTATTCCGGGCGGATTGGAACTTAATTTAAAGGAAATATCCCGTCTGACCGGAAACAAGAAATCTGAATTGGTTCATGTTAAAGAATTGTTGAATCTCACCGGCTATATCAGGGGGGGATGTTCTCCAATTGGCATGAAAAAAAGTTATCCTACCTTTTTGGACGGGAGTGCATTAAAATTTTCTTCAATTTTCATCAGTGCAGGTCAAAGAGGTTTGCAAATTAAGATAAATCCTAAGGATCTGCAGCAAATCACAGGTGCCAAAATTGGAATTATTGCAGAATAA